One Maniola hyperantus chromosome Z, iAphHyp1.2, whole genome shotgun sequence DNA window includes the following coding sequences:
- the DUBAI gene encoding ubiquitin carboxyl-terminal hydrolase 35: MAVKKHELVADNRNQLDLAALAQYFQLMNEQPGYLPPPQELIKHCHDIVKCLARTAGTVDQLWQLLQPVEHFLLRVVTTVHCNVRHEIFTAILDKFYSYISDPQSEACPATAAILIVLDESDEEAALSSARWLVQRTENGPAGPGLRAALSCLYRWLHDWHSTPALGFWIVSYIKALEENDHHDLLIETSLDNLARLFSCLANPQPIHQNTANVIFHVLASLRESVEAFDRISSMVGDVLLNLASDSGPWSRQLLQDLVDILSVMVDRITGCLKGDAQEMFRDKYADVILCLERHLESRTSKFLQITTWPRRRRTYPGKTGNIAMKKVGLMNSGNSCYMNSVIQALLVARRFSTHALRKALTVPYWEKMGELFAHMLHSNTSKLDPDRFFKYLRPPFFTSNNQHDSSEFLGYLLELLQSYEHSRETNHDYTRPPVLNGANRWRIHPHAQLSPLPSSPDEQGEPGQSRRSLSPRPGSSGDSGSSGMKRPSSDSEDLVPVARKRSRVGEATVSRRDSIIDSMFGGVLVTRVQCTVCNASSLSRDVFRDLQLAFPDMPEGRQHSVQSLLNFYCSEESMSGENQYLCHDCDGLRDAARRVLVETTPKYLILVLKHFRFDSKNQEQAKLMHAVYYNNNVTLPTVRTQAVHASYNLFAAVVHAGTTLDLGHYYTLAKDNGIWHKYDDCLVSPIDDSYLNKLNRSSTPYILFYRRSDIEEPAAPRIEELPRTLQDEISAENKNHEEQSRKARLGRP; encoded by the exons ATGGCTGTTAAGAAACATGAGTTGGTTGCTGACAACCGCAATCAACTAGATCTGGCGGCACTGGCACAGTACTTCCAATTGATGAATGAACAACCAGGCTATTTGCCACCACCTCAAGAATTAATCAAGCATTGTCACGACATTGTCAAGTGCTTAG CACGCACAGCAGGTACTGTGGATCAATTGTGGCAGTTATTGCAACCGGTGGAACATTTCTTACTACGTGTTGTGACAACAGTCCACTGCAATGTTCGTCATGAAATTTTCACTGCAATTCTTGATAAATTCTATTCATATATTTCCGACCCTC AATCTGAGGCGTGTCCAGCCACAGCAGCGATTTTAATAGTCCTAGATGAATCTGACGAGGAGGCAGCTCTGTCATCAGCCCGGTGGTTGGTTCAGCGAACTGAAAATGGGCCAGCCGGACCTGGTCTCCGGGCAGCCCTGTCCTGTCTCTACCGCTGGCTGCACGATTGGCACAGTACACCCGCACTTGGTTTCTGGATTGTATCATACATTAAAGCTTTAGAA GAAAACGATCATCATGACCTTCTTATAGAGACTAGCCTAGATAACCTGGCTAGGCTATTCTCCTGCTTGGCTAACCCACAGCCAATCCACCAAAATACCGCCAACGTTATATTCCACGTTCTCGCCTCACTTCGAGAATCTGTAGAAGCTTTCGACAGG ATATCATCAATGGTGGGCGACGTGCTCTTGAATCTCGCCTCTGACAGCGGGCCATGGAGTCGACAGCTCCTTCAAGACCTGGTTGACATATTGTCAGTGATGGTCGACCGGATCACCGGTTGCCTCAAAGGCGACGCACAGGAAATGTTCCGCGATAAATATGCTGATGTG ATCTTGTGCTTAGAGCGACATTTGGAGTCGAGAACCTCGAAATTTCTGCAAATAACTACTTGGCCGAGGCGCCGCCGTACGTATCCAGGCAAGACTGGTAACATCGCCATGAAAAAAGTTGGCCTGATGAACTCTGGCAACTCTTGCTATATGAATAGCGTTATACAAGCACTTCTGGTTGCGCGACG GTTCAGCACGCATGCACTGCGCAAAGCGCTTACGGTTCCGTATTGGGAAAAGATGGGTGAACTATTTGCCCATATGCTACACTCGAACACAAGCAAGTTGGACCCGGATAGGTTTTTTAAGTACTTGAGACCGCCTTTCTTCACATCAAATAATCAACACGACAGCTCCGAGTTTTTAGG CTACTTGCTCGAGTTGTTGCAGTCATACGAGCACTCGAGGGAGACCAACCACGATTACACCCGGCCTCCGGTGCTGAATGGTGCGAACCGCTGGCGCATTCACCCTCATGCCCAGCTGTCACCGTTACCTTCATCACC TGATGAACAAGGAGAACCTGGGCAAAGCCGGCGCTCCCTTTCGCCACGTCCGGGCAGTAGTGGTG ATTCTGGTTCGAGCGGAATGAAACGCCCCAGTTCGGACAGTGAAGATTTAGTGCCGGTGGCCAGGAAAAGGAGCCGTGTAGGCGAAGCGACCGTTTCGCGCCGCGACTCCATTATAGATAGCATGTTCGGAGGGGTGTTGGTCACACGCGTTCAGTGTACTGTATGCAACGCTTCCTCGTTGTCGCGCGACGTGTTCCGCGACCTGCAGCTTGCTTTCCCAGACATGCCCGAAGGCCGCCAGCACAGCGTGCAAAGCCTCCTAAACTTCTACTGCTCCGAGGAGAGCATGTCAGGTGAAAACCAGTATCTGTGCCACGACTGCGATGGCCTGCGAGACGCTGCGCGTCGCGTATTGGTAGAAACTACGCCGAAGTACCTCATCTTAGTGCTGAAACACTTTAG ATTTGATTCCAAAAATCAAGAGCAAGCGAAACTTATGCACGCTGTATACTATAATAACAATGTGACTCTACCTACGGTCCGCACGCAGGCCGTTCATGCTTCTTATAATTTGTTCGCCGCAGTCGTCCACGCAGGAACAACTCTGGACTTGGGCCACTATTACACTCTCGCTAAAGATAATGGTATCTGGCATAAGTATGACGATTGTTTAGTCTCGCCAATTGATGATagttacctaaataaattaaaccgATCCAGTACACCATACATCCTCTTCTACCGCCGATCGGATATCGAGGAGCCAGCCGCGCCGCGCATCGAGGAGCTACCGCGTACGCTTCAGGATGAAATTTCGGCGGAAAACAAAAACCACGAGGAGCAATCGCGAAAAGCGCGACTAGGTCGCCCGTGA